From the genome of Oryza glaberrima chromosome 1, OglaRS2, whole genome shotgun sequence:
CCTAGATACATAGAACCATAGCTATCTCCTTTGTCTCTCTTCACTAGATAGTAGATTTATTGAGATGATTCTTCTGTGTATCACACTAcccaattattattattattattattattattattattattattattattattattattattattattattattattattattattatttaaccCTGATAgactattatatattaaatatagcGTGATTACGAATATATCAACTTATTTTTTACACTGTCGTCTTCCCTGCAGGGAAAAACAAATACTATACTCATGAAACActccgggtgaaatgctacaaacGTATATATGCGCTTATGGATTTATCCGTGACCATATCAAATATCAACAGTATGCCCTAAATAGCAGGCGGAGCGTTTAAccataaaaaatcatttttctagtagtactCTTTGCCATGCGTGGGCACACATGTAGTATATAGTGGTCCGTCTATGCATCTACCGTGCAATCAATAAAAGTAGTCTTTGACTCTTATTGTTAGAATAAGCTTAGAGCGCttgttaggccttgtttagttgggaaaattttttggtttggttatcacatcggatttacggacacacatttaaagtattaaacgtagtctaataacaaaacaaattacagattccaccaggaaactgtgagatgaatttatttagcctaattaatctatcattagcaaatgtttactgtagcaccacattgtcaaatcattgcgcaattaggcttaaaagatttgtctcgcaatttacacgcaatctgtgtaattggtttctttttctacatttaatactccatgcatgtgttcaaacattcgatgtgacaacgtgaaaatttttgttttggaaactgAACAGGGCCTTAATTCTCCCAAGTGATATCTTGCATCATTATTTCTGGACTTGATACGCAGAATAATGTTTAATACTATACTCTCCAATTCCCATCACTGCATGAAAACAGTGCTCGATCGTGAACCATGCAATGTTTATCCTTAACGATCTAAGTCACATTATTGTTGAAACCAACTGAACATCAAAACAAGTTGTACCTCCTTAAGAAGATatcatcacattttttttacctaATCATCTATTACATTGTAGAGAAGCTTATTAGAAGTACACATCCCATTCACTCTAAGTTCTCAAATTACTACTTtagcaggagagaaaaaagaaagaaagatggaCTAAGTTATAACTGTGTAGATTGATAGCTATATGTATAGGAAATACTATTATACTTTTAGAGATAGAGGCataatattatataaaatatttattattatactTCAGACATGGTAAACAAAGCACCCAATTTATcgtgaaaatatgaaattagcacaGTAATCGAAAAAGAGAGATTCGCACCTTCAATTATAATACAAAAAATAGAGTAGATTGATATATAGGAATACATAATAATATAAGGATTTGTTAAatttcattttcttaaaaatttgTAAATTTGAAGCTACCTAAAATTGCACACCGAACAATATAGAGCTATATACTTTATCCTTCCAGAAATATAAACAATTCTAAATTGTTTAGCAAATATTAATGTTGGGGAAATAGGCTTTGATGCCTCTCGTTAAATGACCCAGAATGGGGGTATGACGATAGTTAGGGATATGATAGGAAGAAATTTTAACAAGGTATGATCGATTGGACAAGCAAGTAATATTGTGAAGTACTTATATTTGTGAACATAGTGAGTACTAAAATATCACTACACAATGCCACCAGAAAATCCGACTAGTTTCATTTACTTGCACGTGACTTGAAAACTCAAATTACTCAAATAAATTTTGCATCCATCTATAGGTCGAGTTTCATTTGCTTCCCTCAACAGTAGAACCTGATATAAAGCATCCTTCAACTTTTAAAACCAATGCAAATTGATTCCCTTGATTTTATTGAAAACAATTTCATCTAACGTGATATCTATATGACGTGTTAAACCTGTCCTCATCTGATATGACACATATATAACCATCTAATAAAAAATTGATGTGCCTTCTCTTCTCTTCgatcttccctctctctccccttctcataTCTCCTCTTCTCCACGACGGCCTTCACTTGGGACGGTGCAGCAGGAACCTTTgtgagtaggggtgaaaacggtatggaaactttccggattctggacctattttcgaaaacaGAATTTGTCGGTCcgaattttttcggaatttttcggaaacggaaacgaattcggaaaaTATTTCTCAGAAACAGAAACGAAAATGATAAGAGTAGcttccgtcggaactcggaatcgatcggaaactttccggaaattttctcggaatttccagaaattttgtgactgaaataccctggattctttttttaagaaatgaatagtgaataccatggtatttggctgttattttttttaaaaaatatttgttatgcaaatctgaagttacataagaatatttttttcatgcattGAGATTTATCTACAACATTACTctcttaaacatagataatttattttatagattgtgttttgtgatgtactgttaagacttaacaattggacttatatgattgtgttttatgatgaattgttgactGTTTGAaacttgagaattggatttatcagtttgagggggTTTTTTACTctgataaattttcgttaccgtattcacGCCGGTTcattttcgctccgttttcggtttcgataatattctaTTTCAttttcgtatccggggtttccgattccgaaaaaaatataaaaatgaaaatgataaAGGTGGTTTCCatccgtttccgtaccgttttcacccctacttgtgagttgtgacacccaaaaaaaaatggaggagaaaaataaaaagaaaagagggtTGCTTGAGCTGCTTAGCTCCTTGGGCCTGAACCAGTGTGCAGCAAGTTGGGCCTTAGCCTGGTTGGTAGCAAGTGTGCGTGCGTGCAGCTGCAGTAGCAGCCTAGCAGGCCGGCCGGtggctagcagcagcagcgagcagagcagcagcagttctGGAGCTCGGCACGCACCAGCTAGTACCATGTAAGTTTGGAGAGAAAGAGACAGCAGTAGTTTATAAGAATGCTCGAGCAACCCAGACTAAAGAGGTTACAAATCGAAACCGtgaatccaggactaaagatgatagCGCCACGTGAATGACGCTATCATCTTTATTACcggttaccaaccaggactaaagtttttttcttttttttattgttttattttgcTGCTTGCAACCAGAGATCAATACTGCCATGGGACCAAAATTCCACGGTCTTGTATAGTTCAGatgtgaagatttctggttttgggTTTAGGATGTCATACAAACTCCACGTAAAGTTGAGAGAcggctggtgaacttattccttttccaAACGCAAATGATGGTCCAGCCCGGAAATGCCCAGTGCTAAGGATTAAGGAATAAGTGCATcttaggtcccttaacttgtcaaggaatccgattttcgtccatAAACCGGAAAATCAGATACAACCGGTATCTcaattatcaaaaccagtgcagataaGGTCCCTCGATGGTTTtaatggcggttttggctgacgtggcgccactTAGTCTTCATCTTATGTGatattgacgtggcgcttacgtggcaattcaaacccgaaaaataataaacctcatgggacccacatatcagtttcaCATAAGAAAAACAgtagggcccacatgggccccacatgtcattctcagtccccctcttcttcctcctcattctctccccatctccctctcttcaactctctctcccctctcctctctagcGACGGTGGGACGGCTCCGGCGGCTGTGGCCCTGGCTGCGGCGCCCGGCGGAGATGAGCTCGGCGTCGGTGCCcatgccaccgcctcctccattgacctcgccgtcgccggtctcCTCCAGTATACTCAACTGCATCAAGAGGTATATACTCTTTCTAAGAAAAGAATGGCAAGATAAAGAGCTGACATTGCAGAGTAACAACACTGCTACTCCAGTAAACACTGAGAGGCAGAGTGTACATGTAAACCAAACTCATTTTCCCATTCAACTGCTATTTGCCATGCTAATTACTAAATTGAGCACCGAAAGGATCAAAGAATTAATTAACCCGTCGCTGCCGCGGCTCCTGCAACCAACCTGCACCTTCGTGCTGGCGCCGGCGACCAAGAAGCACCCAGGCTTGCTCCCGAGCTCGAGCGAGACGGAGCCGGGCTTCCCATCGAGCCCCGGCACGACGTTGAAcatgccaccgcctcctccattgacctcgccgtcgccggcgacctcctgcCCAAAGGCCTGAGCTTGCCACGCTCCTTGTGGGCGGTGGCGAGCGCGTCGTGGAGGGCGGGGAGTGAGTCGGGCCGGCGACCTCCCGCCCAAATCCGCCATCTCCGCCcacccccgcggcggcgccgaccaccACGTCGCCGGTCTCCTCCAAGaagacgcccgccgccgcgccgaccacCCCCGCCACCCcggcccccgccgcggcgcccaccACCCCAGGTCCGGCCACCGCGCCACCCACCAAGTCCACCAAGGCACCCGGCCAaggccaccccgccgccggcctcctcatccccgccgcggcgcacgccgagccaccgccgccggagctcgcccaCCCGCCTCGCTCGCCTGCTCCGCCACCCACCCGCGCGTCCGCTGcccgggaagaagaagagagagagagaggggaagacgTGAAGaagtgaggatgaagaagagagaagggagagggaagaaggcaGTGCTGAGGCTGACATACGGGgctcacgtgggccccaccatttagaaattactccctccgttccaaaataagtgcagttttagcactgttcatgtccaacgtttgaccgttcgtcttatttgaaatttttttatgattactacttttattgttattagatgataaaacatgaatagtactttatgtgtgaatgatttttttaatatttttcataaatttttcaaataagacggatggtcaaaacgATGAACACGGATATCTATgcctgcacttattttgggacggaggtagtattttttttatgaagctgacatgtggggacacgatttttattattttttccgagatataattcccacgtaagcaccacgtcaataccacgtaggatggagacctagtcaaaccagccacgtaggcgccatgtcagtCAAAACCACCTTCCAAACCGTCGAGGGATCTcatttacaccggttttaatagttgaagaaccggttgtatctggttttggagttcgaggacgaaaatcagatttgGTGTAAAATTAAGAGACctcggatgaacttattccaaggaTTAAATAGGCTCAAGGTCCAATCGTCAAAATCCTAATGTGGGTAACAGGATAACTGGATAAGGCCCATTTGCCTAAACATAACCAGAAAAGAAATGTCCATTTTGATTCCCTTAAGGGTTGACCCTCAACTGTAATCTTGATCCAAACTATTAAAAACAAGCACAAATGTCTCCCTCTATGGTTTTGGGGGTGGTTTTTACTCACGTAACTCGTTGACCTAATCCAACCGACACAGTCAACATgagtattttctttctttctttttttctcatccTCTCGGCTCTTGTTCtctccaaccaaaaaaaattattcaaaaGGAAGCAGGCAGGGCAGCACATTGTGAGGGAATCAGGCGGCAGCGCACAGTTCCCTTCCTTGGCACCCTCCTTTCCCTCATATGCAATGGACTCAGAAGGGCGGCTGCGGCGTATGCCGGTGGATCAGGTTCCGAGGGTGGATCCAGTGAGAGCAAAGGTGGTGGGGTGACCCAAGGATGCTGCTTCGCTCAAGTCCACATGTGCTTCGCCTCAAGGCCAGGATGCCGCCGCCCTGCTCGAGACTGGGCAGCTGACTTGAGACTAGGCCGTTGTCACGCGTCGGGGCCGCCCAGCCGCTGCTCCACCTTGGGTCACACTGTCACTCTGTCTCAAGGCTGGGCCATCGCCACTATGCTTGAGGCCGCACTACCGTCTCACCTCAAGGCCGGCACCCTGTCACTCCACCTCGAGGCTGCCTAGACACTATTTCGTTCCGCTGCTACGCCTTAGGGACACCCCACTGCCGCTCCACCTTGGGCTATGCCGTCGCTCTTTCTCCAAGGCGCGCTGCTACAACTCCGCCCTGAGTCTTCATGTGCCTGTGTGGAGAAAGGAgagggaagaaagaaagaaaggagaaagaagTGGGAGGAATCACTAACATGTGAGCCCTGTATGCTGATTTGGTCAGTTGGATTAGGTCAACGAGCCATCCAAGAGAAAACAACCCTTAAAATCATtgagaaaatcatttttaacTGTTTTAATAGTTAAGAGATGaagatatcttttttttttatagaaagagATGAAGATATCTGATATCCAATATGATAGGAATCAGAAAACGTATATTTTTGAGGGAGTCAATGCGGACTTATTCCCACCAGAAACTGCAGCATATTGGACGGAGTGGTTCCTTCCGCGGTAGCTGCGCCCGCGCCCACGGGAATGCGATTCCCAGCCCATTCCACCCCCTTCCCATTCCGGTGGGCCATTCCGaatccaaccaaccaaccaaccatcgAACCCGCACCCGCATCGTATCCACTCCTCTCCAGTCTCCCCGCCGCTCCGCATCCCGCAGCCGCTCGTCAGCGAcggacatggccgccgccgccgcagccatggccaccgccacctccgccacggcagcgccgccgctccgcatTCGCGACGCCGCGAGGAGGAACCGCCGACGCGGCCACGTTCGCTGCGCCGTCGCCAGCGGCGCGGCCGAGGCGCCCGCGGCGCCCGGGGCGCGGGTGTCGGCGGACTGCgtcgtggtgggcggcggcatcAGCGGGCTCTGCACCGCGCAGGCGCTGGCCACAAagcacggcgtcggcgacgtGCTCGTCACGGAGGCCCGCGCCCGCCCCGGCGGCAACATCACCACCGccgagcgcgccggcgagggcTACCTCTGGGAGGAGGGGCCCAACAGCTTTCAGCCTTCCGACCCCGTCCTCACCATGGCCGTACGTCTTCTTGctccccttctcttctgattctctCGCGGCGGAGACGACATGAATGGGAATGGTGGTGCATGGATTGGGGCGCGCAGGTGGACAGCGGGCTCAAGGACGATCTCGTGTTCGGGGACCCCAACGCGCCGCGGTTCGTGCTGTGGGAGGGGAAGCTAAGGCCGGTGCCGTCCAAGCCCGGCGACCTGCCGTTCTTCGACCTCATGAGCATCCCCGGCAAGCTCAGGGCCGGCCTTGGCGCGCTCGGCGTTCGACCGCCACCTCCAGTTTGTGTGCTCTCCCCGTTGTGCATTCTTGATTCACTTGTGAAATTCGATTGTGCTGAGCGTTTCCGGCGAAGGTTTCAGGGGCGTGAGGAGTCGGTGGAGGACTTCGTGCGGCGCAACCTCGGCGCGGAGGTCTTTGAGCGCCTCATTGAGCCTTTCTGCTCAGGTGTTTATTGTAGTGTGCAATTGCTGTTTTGTTTTTGATGATTCAGATAAGAATACGGTGATTTCGGTGCTTAGGTGTGTATGCTGGTGATCCTTCAAAGCTCAGTATGAAGGCTGCATTTGGGAAGGTGTGGAGGCTGGAGGATACTGGAGGTAGCATTATTGGTGGAACCATCAAAACAATCCAGGAGAGGGGGAAAAACCccaaaccgccgagggatccGTGAGTGAGAAATTGCCTTCTTTGTTGGATTAATTGTCCATTGTGTTACACTGATATGCCTTCACCATTTTTAGCCGCCTTCCAACGCCAAAGGGGCAGACAGTTGCATCTTTCAGGAAGGGTCTGACTATGCTCCCGGATGCTATTACATCTAGGTTTGTTATCATTGTCTTTTGTAATTTACCTAGTTCTTCAACTATGGATATTAGGTGCTGTAGATTGTTCAGATAGATGCACATTGTACAACAATCTAGGTAGATTGATTGCTATGGCTTGTTGAATTAACTGTTTCACTTGCATCATTGCCTCAGCACAAATGAAGCATATGGATAGATTCTTCAATCATTTATCCCTCAATAACACAATTTTGACACCagtgcttctcctttttttcatcCTGCTTCATCTGGCTATCCACAATATAATTAAGCATACAAAAGAGGCACTCTTTGATGGACAATTCATAGTGTTGTGGGTTAATATTCATTTGCATTCTTTGAGGGACAATTCGTTACACCCTAACATGAACTAGTAATGATTGGGGTGCTTAACCATTTGTTCTGCATTTCCTCCATTTTCAGGTTGGGTAGCAAAGTCAAACTTTCATGGAAGTTGACAAGCATTACAAAGTCAGACAACAAAGGATATGCATTAGTGTATGAAACACCAGAAGGGGTGGTCTCGGTGCAAGCTAAAACTGTTGTCATGACCATCCCATCATATGTTGCTAGTGATATCTTGCGGCCACTTTCAgtaagttatatatatttaattaactTTCTGTTCCCAAAATACACTGCAGCACTTCATTGCTTCCTGAGGTCCTCGATTCATTTTTCGGTAGACAGGAAGTAGTATTCATTTGCACTTTTTAAGGGATTAATTCAACATATCCACTGGAAATATACATATCCTACACATCCTGTCAACATACTTGCTAAACAGCATTTTGTTTGAGTTGACTGGCATCTCAGCAGCCAATTACTATCTTTAGGGGACAAGCCACATTCTTAATAAATCCTGTCGGAAATCACTTTTTGATTTTTATAGATTTGTGTTGTCATAGAATTTGGCTTGGTGATCTACTTGGTAAGGTTAACTGATTCACAAGTTGGACAATTTCTTCACCAATCTAGCAGTATGTTTAAGTGTGTTGGTACTTAATTCTAAATGTCCTGCGCATGGTAACATATCATATGCAAAAATTCCCCAGTAACCAAAATTTATACTGTAAGTTTTAACTGTCTTTACACTGTTAATTTTAGACATACTTCTTCCTTGCTTGTTCATTGAACTTGTTTCCCCCTTCCACAGAGTGATGCAGCAGATGCTCTGTCAATATTCTATTATCCACCAGTTGCTGCTGTAACTGTTTCATATCCAAAAGAAGCAATTAGAAAAGAATGCTTAATTGACGGAGAGCTCCAGGGTTTCGGCCAGCTGCATCCGCGTAGTCAGAGAGTTGAGACTTTAGGTACTTATAGGAATTCAACCTTATTATTCTTCTAACATATAAATGAACTAATCTTTCTTGTCTGGTTTGCATTTATTGTGGATTAAGTTTGGTTATATTGTTCTTACAAGTTTGTGGTATTCTTTTGTATAGGAACAATATATAGCTCATCACTCTTTCCAAATCGTGCTCCAGCTGGAAGGGTGTTACTTCTGAACTACATAGGAGGTTCTACAAATACAGGGATTGTTTCCAAGGTATCGCTGTCAAGTTGTTTATTTTGCGACTATATGATTACAGTATCCTGTTTTTCAACTCCAGCTGCTGTTAGACTGTCATAATAAATCTGCTACTACATGTTTGCACACTATTTGACTGCATTTAAAAACTCAGATAGCCTATATTTTTAGTTGCCTGCTACTGGGTGTATTTCTAATGATCCCATCATGTTTGCAGACTGAAAGTGAGCTGGTAGAAGCAGTTGACCGTGACCTCAGGAAGATGCTGATAAATCCTAGAGCAGTGGACCCTTTGGTCCTTGGCGTCCGGGTATGGCCACAAGCCATACCACAGTTCCTCATTGGCCATCTTGATCATCTTGAGGCTGCAAAATCTGCCCTGGGCAAAGGTGGTTATGATGGATTGTTCCTCGGAGGGAACTATGTTGCAGGAGTTGCCCTGGGCCGATGCGTTGAAGGTGCATATGAGAGTGCCTCACAAATATCTGACTACTTGACCAAGTACGCCTACAAGTGATCAAAGTTGGCCTGCTCCTTTTGGCACATAGATGTGAGGCTTCTAGCAGCAAAAATTTCATGGGCATCTTTTTATCCTGATTCTAATTAGTTAGAATTTAGAATTCTAGAGGAATGTTCCATTTGCAGTTCATAATAGTTGTTCAGATTTCAGCCATTCAATTTGTGCAGCCATTTACTATATGTAGTATGATCTTGTAAGTACTACTAAGAACAAATCAATTATATTTTCCTGCAAGTGACATCTCAATCGTCAGCAAATTCAGTTACTAGTACTACTGTGTCATACAGGAACACATGAGAATGCAGCAATCTGTTTAGACTCTTCCCAGACATCCCCCACTATACCGTTTCAGTGTGAtctttgtgaaaagaaaaagaatgcgACTATTGATACAGTATTTGACTACCTAGATTATTGTATACTAGTGTCAAGCTATATTCCACATGGCTCTTTTCTAAAACAACAATACAAATTGAAGTACAAGAgtacttaaaatttatatatcccAAGGACCGTACCAAGCAGTgttcttaattaatttgagaCAACACGATCCTAGGAAGAACTAGTACTAGCAAACAATTAACAATCAACACAAACCCTTTGGCTTGAACTTGAAGGATGCCATCATCATGCATGATGTAcaccacacacacatgcatgtgcTAGCTGTGATCACTTctgaaccctttttttttttttaaaaaaagcctaGCATGATCACAGGATGACAACTGAACACACACAAATGCTGAAATGCCTCTAGCTGCACACACATTGTCATTTGTCAAAGGCAGCAGCAATGAATGCAGTGGAGGGATTTGATGCACAAGAAACTGAAGCAGGTCACCGAGGATGAGGGATCCCTGCCTCCCTTGCTATGCCTCTTTTATCTTTGACTGCATCgatctgcaattctgcatctCTGTCTGCATATCACGTCCCTAGCTGCAGCCCGGCCGGTGAACAGACTGAAGACAACCATGGAGATCATCGGCCATGCATGGACAGACAAGGGCACAATCATTATTAGCTAGGGTTCATTCTTGCATGGATCCAACATTGCAAGTTTATGCCAGCCAGTAGCTTTTGAGCCTTTTGTTTCTCCAGCTAATTGGTCTGGAATGGATTACTGAAATTTTCAGATCTCTGTCAGCTGGCCAGCCCTGCATGCATGGAAACAAGGCAGGCAAGGAGGAAACAGCTTTTGCTGCACAGCATGCATTTAGTAGTAGAATTCATGGAGAGGCCAAGGAGTTGTGAATTGTGTGGTTATACATGAGGAGCAGCTAGGTAGGGGTCCTCAGAATGATGTCTTGCATCTTTTGTCGTGCACACATCTCAATGCAATGTTGTATGTATAAGTTATAGCTAGTCCAATGTGGCATACAGCTAAAATGGTAGCTAGCTCGAGCTTTGTGTCTACCGTTCATCGACCAGCTCTTTATTCAGGTTGATGACTCTATTAGCTAGGTGCATTTGGCCTCTAATCCAATAATTGTTGAAATGTTTAATTCTttgttaatttttaattaagaCCGATGTTGAACTGTGCATGAATGATCAAATGCCTTGGGGTTTAATTTGTTTACTCTCTCCAGTGTCCTAGCAGCTAGCAAAGATGATTCTATTTTGATTAACTTGACTACACATTCTACTATGTGAAAACACACACTCACATATTGATCCATCTTCTGGCCATCATTTGCTAGGGGATCCAGATCTCTGCGTATGTAGGGGATTCCGAGAGGCAGGGAGCAGCATTACGTGAAACATGGATGCCTAGCTTAGATTTGCAAGCAAGCTTGCTCTGCACATAAAGAGCAGAGGACCCTATGTTTGTACTAACGAATGAAATTATATTTAGGCATTGGACAATCGGTCCGAGTTGCTCCCTCCGTTGAGAAATTCAAGGCGTATTAG
Proteins encoded in this window:
- the LOC127760396 gene encoding uncharacterized protein LOC127760396 isoform X1: MADLGGRSPARLTPRPPRRARHRPQGAWQAQAFGQEVAGDGEVNGGGGGMFNVVPGLDGKPGSVSLELGSKPGCFLVAGASTKVQLSILEETGDGEVNGGGGGMGTDAELISAGRRSQGHSRRSRPTVAREERGERVEEREMGRE
- the LOC127760396 gene encoding uncharacterized protein LOC127760396 isoform X2, with the translated sequence MADLGGRSPARLTPRPPRRARHRPQGAWQAQAFGQEVAGDGEVNGGGGGMFNVVPGLDGKPGSVSLELGSKPGCFLVAGASTKLSILEETGDGEVNGGGGGMGTDAELISAGRRSQGHSRRSRPTVAREERGERVEEREMGRE
- the LOC127760395 gene encoding protoporphyrinogen oxidase, chloroplastic translates to MAAAAAAMATATSATAAPPLRIRDAARRNRRRGHVRCAVASGAAEAPAAPGARVSADCVVVGGGISGLCTAQALATKHGVGDVLVTEARARPGGNITTAERAGEGYLWEEGPNSFQPSDPVLTMAVDSGLKDDLVFGDPNAPRFVLWEGKLRPVPSKPGDLPFFDLMSIPGKLRAGLGALGVRPPPPGREESVEDFVRRNLGAEVFERLIEPFCSGVYAGDPSKLSMKAAFGKVWRLEDTGGSIIGGTIKTIQERGKNPKPPRDPRLPTPKGQTVASFRKGLTMLPDAITSRLGSKVKLSWKLTSITKSDNKGYALVYETPEGVVSVQAKTVVMTIPSYVASDILRPLSSDAADALSIFYYPPVAAVTVSYPKEAIRKECLIDGELQGFGQLHPRSQRVETLGTIYSSSLFPNRAPAGRVLLLNYIGGSTNTGIVSKTESELVEAVDRDLRKMLINPRAVDPLVLGVRVWPQAIPQFLIGHLDHLEAAKSALGKGGYDGLFLGGNYVAGVALGRCVEGAYESASQISDYLTKYAYK